A stretch of the Flavobacterium aquiphilum genome encodes the following:
- a CDS encoding STAS-like domain-containing protein, whose protein sequence is MIVKFSNFGHSLSSRLKGREVFNEIKPEVLIAEKIILDFAEIEIMTMSFGTELFDSINQYSNCEIEIINSNKFLDGVISFCKKNLKQLAY, encoded by the coding sequence ATGATTGTGAAATTTTCAAATTTTGGACATTCATTAAGTTCAAGACTAAAAGGTAGGGAGGTTTTTAATGAAATCAAACCTGAAGTTTTAATTGCCGAAAAAATAATTTTAGATTTTGCAGAAATCGAAATTATGACAATGTCTTTTGGTACAGAATTGTTTGATAGTATTAATCAATATTCTAATTGCGAAATTGAAATTATAAATTCTAATAAGTTTTTAGATGGAGTTATTTCGTTTTGTAAAAAAAATTTAAAGCAATTAGCATATTAA
- a CDS encoding helix-turn-helix domain-containing protein, which yields MSANIQFIQYTPEQLQNEISNGVKVQLQEFLKHFKPVQPAEYLTRQQVAKMFDVDLSTVHNWCKSGKLKPLGIGSRVYFLRSDIEACLIPLNQ from the coding sequence ATGAGTGCAAACATTCAATTTATTCAGTACACCCCAGAGCAACTACAAAACGAAATTTCAAACGGGGTGAAAGTTCAATTACAGGAATTTTTAAAACATTTCAAACCCGTACAACCCGCCGAGTATTTAACCCGTCAACAAGTGGCAAAAATGTTTGATGTGGATTTGTCGACCGTTCACAATTGGTGCAAGTCGGGAAAACTCAAACCGTTGGGAATTGGTTCGAGAGTTTATTTTTTAAGAAGCGACATTGAGGCGTGTTTAATCCCTTTAAATCAATAA